Genomic window (Rosa chinensis cultivar Old Blush chromosome 6, RchiOBHm-V2, whole genome shotgun sequence):
GTTTTACattcttattcaaaaaaaaaaaaagttttacaaTCTCCCTCTGAACAAGATATTTCACAGAATCATTTCGTGTAAACAAATTGTTTACTTAAGTGTGCTGTGTGCACCAGGATTTCATAACCACATTATGTAGCGAGTCCAATATCATATAGTCGTGTATATTATGTAGTGAGTCTACTACAATTCCTCGGCCAAGATCCCACAGTCCCTCGAGCAACTTACCTTGCTTGCCATGGAGAAGCGATTGGCATTCTTAGGGTTTTAACAAGAAATTAGTAGCACACAATACCAGTAAACAGTAAGATCTCGAATTTAAGTTCTCCATGAATAAACATAAGTTACCGATTGATTCCAAACTCGATCAAAAGTTTGAATCGATCCAAACTTCCTTTGGTTGCTATAAGTAGATGAGCCTGGGAAAGTATTATGTCCCCAAATCTCTCATAATCCTTATTATTTGTCAAGGAGAAACAAGACAGTAGTACATGTATAATGCTGACAACTCTGAAATCAACCTATGAATTAATGAAAGAACATACTGTCTTCACCAAATCCACAGCCTGCTCATCCTTTGTGTCATGCAAATGAAAGCAATGGTCCTTCCCCTTATTCTCCTTCATCTCCACACTCCCTTTCCACCCACTCTTCTTCAGCTCCTCCACATAACTCTTCCCCACTCCGTTCAAATGATCCAGCTCCGCCACAAACACCAGCACCTTCTCACACCCGAGCCGCCTCAGATCCTCCGCGGCCGGCTTCAGCCTCCTATCCTGCAACCCTTCATTCTCCTTGTTCATGTAAAGCCACATCTTATCATCATCGGTCCCGCCGAAGTAGGGATGCGATAGAATCGCCCCCACCACTTTCACTCCGGGTAACCCGACGGATCCGACCCGGGACACCAGAGTGTGTGTTATGTTCCCTCCCGCGCTTTCCCCGCCGATGAACACGCGGTTCAAGTCGGCGTACTCGTTTAGCCATTGATCCGACCCGGTTCCGTTCGCGTGAGCCGCGACCCATTGGAGAGCGGCCCAGGAGTCCTCGTAGCAAGCGGGTATGGGCCGGGTCGGGAAGAGTCCGTACTCGACCGAGACGGCGATGACGTCGGCGGAAGAGCAGATGGTGGAGACGTAGCCGTGGTATCTGGAGGAGAAGGCGGACTGCATGCAGAAGCCGCCGCCGTGGACGTAGAAGAGGAGGGGGAGttttcgggtcgggtcggcggATTTGGGGACGAAGATGCGGGCGGAGACTGGTGGGTCGGTGGAGATGGTGACGTCTTTGGAGCGGACGCCGGTGGTTAGGTCGTCGGCGGCTGGGATTTTGTCGAAGGATTGATGGGTTCGGTGGATGGTGCCGTCTTTGTGGACGCGGAAGAAGCGGAAGACGTGTTCGACGTCGGA
Coding sequences:
- the LOC112173551 gene encoding 2-hydroxyisoflavanone dehydratase: MAAAGDHSDVEHVFRFFRVHKDGTIHRTHQSFDKIPAADDLTTGVRSKDVTISTDPPVSARIFVPKSADPTRKLPLLFYVHGGGFCMQSAFSSRYHGYVSTICSSADVIAVSVEYGLFPTRPIPACYEDSWAALQWVAAHANGTGSDQWLNEYADLNRVFIGGESAGGNITHTLVSRVGSVGLPGVKVVGAILSHPYFGGTDDDKMWLYMNKENEGLQDRRLKPAAEDLRRLGCEKVLVFVAELDHLNGVGKSYVEELKKSGWKGSVEMKENKGKDHCFHLHDTKDEQAVDLVKTVCSFINS